The following nucleotide sequence is from bacterium.
CGTGATCAACCAGGTCGTCCGGGCGTCGTTCTTCATCACGTTTCTGCTCACGTTCGGCCTCGAACTGCTGATCACCAACCTCGCGCTGGCCGCGTGGACGGCCGATATCAGGTCGGTGACGACCTCCTACTCCGGGTGGAGCGTTGCCCTAGGGCCGATCGCGCTGCCGGTGGTCCGGGTCGTGAGCCTGTTGATCGCCCTCCTGACCGCGGCCGCACTCCAGCTGGTCATGACCCGCACGCGCCTGGGCGGCGCGATCCGGGCGACCGCCTCCGACCAGGAAGCGGCGCGCCTCATGGGGATCCCGATCGCGCACGTCTACGCGCTCACCTTCGGCATCGCGGCGGCGACCGCGGGCATCGCCGGCAGCCTGATCAGCCTGAGCTTCCCGATCTTCCCGTCGATGGGCGCCGGGTACACGCTCGTCGCCTTTGTCACGTGCGTGCTCGGGGGGCTCGGCAGCGTGCCGGGAGCGCTCCTCGGCGGCCTGCTCCTCGGCCTCCTGCAGACCTATGCGGCCTCGTGGCTTGGGCCAAATTTCGACAACATCATCGCCTTCAGCGTGCTCATCCTCGTCCTGCTCGTGCGTCCTGCCGGGCTCCTCGGCCGCGCGCAACGGTTCCGCGGATAGTGCTGCGGGTGACGGCGCGGGGGCTGGGTGGCCCTGCGGGCGCGATCCTCGCCGCTGCCGCCCTGGCCGCGGCGCTGGTGCTACCGAGCGTCGCCGGCACCTATTACATCCGGGTGGTGACCGGGATCTTTATGTTCGGGATGCTCGCCTCGGGCTGGAACATCGTTGGCGGCTACACCGGATATCCGGACTTCGGCGCGGCCGCGTTCATCGGGATCGGCGCCTACACGACTGGGATCCTGATGTTGCGCGTCCACCTTCCGTTCGCGGCGGCGCTTCCCGCCGGCGGGATCTTGTCGATCGCGGCCGCCGTCGCCATGGGGTCCGTCCTCCTACGCCTCCGCGGCCATTACTTCGCCGTCGCCACGCTTGGGTTCATGATCGTCCTCCAGCAACTGGCGTCGAACCTCGACGTCACCGGTGGCGGATCCGGGATGAACCTCCCGCCGGTCCGGAGCTTCACCACGTTCTACTACTGGATGCTGGCGGGGCTGATCGTCGCAGTCGCGGTGGGGTTTGTGCTCCCCCGCTCGCGAGTGGGGTATGCTATCGCGGCGATCCGCGAGAACCAGGACGCCGCGCAGGTCCTAGGCGTGGCCCCGCTCCCGTTCAAAATCTTCGCCTACGCTGCGAGCGCGTTCTTCTTCGGCATCGGGGGCGGGATTTACGCGTACTGGTTCACGTTCATCGACCCGCCCACCGTGTTCAACATTGACTTCACGATCCAGGCGGTCGTCATGACGATCTTCGGTGGACCGGGAACCGCGCTGGGGCCGCTGGCCGGGGCCGTCATCCTCAAGAGCCTCGACGTGGTCCTCACCAACATCTCGATCTTCTTGCACAACGTCTTCTTCGGGGCGCTCGTCTGCCTGCTCGTGATCTTTGCCCCCAGGGGGCTGGCTGAAATCTTTCAAGCGCGCGGGGGGCTCATCGAAGCGATTCGCACCGAACTCCGGGAAAACCGCATCTGATGGCGCTCCTCGAGGGTCGGGGGCTCACCAAGCTGTTTGGCCGGCTCGTGGCGGTCGATCACGTGGACCTCGCGATCGAACCAGGGGAGATCGTCGGGCTCATCGGTCCGAACGGAGCGGGCAAAACCACCCTGGTGAACCTGATCACCGGCATGGAGTCCGCCACGGGAGGAACGCTCACATTCGACGGTCGCCGGCTCGCCGGTCTGGGTCCTCCGGCGATCGCCCGCCTGGGGCTCGCCCGTACCTTCCAAATCGCCCAGCCCTTCAGGAACATGACCGTGCGCCAGAACGTCGCCGTCCCGGCGCTCTTTCGAGCCGGCCACGCGTCGGGGGTGGCCGCCGCGCTGCGTGAGGCCGACGACGTGCTCGCGACCGTCGGGCTGGGACCGAAACGGGACTTCCCGGCGCGGGCGCTCACGACGCCGGACCT
It contains:
- a CDS encoding branched-chain amino acid ABC transporter permease, encoding MSAAAQIALQNAINGLLIGGTYATVAVGFSLVWGILNVINIAHGALVMLGAYVTYWLFTLYHIDPLLSLPLTGALLFALGYPLQRIVINQVVRASFFITFLLTFGLELLITNLALAAWTADIRSVTTSYSGWSVALGPIALPVVRVVSLLIALLTAAALQLVMTRTRLGGAIRATASDQEAARLMGIPIAHVYALTFGIAAATAGIAGSLISLSFPIFPSMGAGYTLVAFVTCVLGGLGSVPGALLGGLLLGLLQTYAASWLGPNFDNIIAFSVLILVLLVRPAGLLGRAQRFRG
- a CDS encoding branched-chain amino acid ABC transporter permease is translated as MTARGLGGPAGAILAAAALAAALVLPSVAGTYYIRVVTGIFMFGMLASGWNIVGGYTGYPDFGAAAFIGIGAYTTGILMLRVHLPFAAALPAGGILSIAAAVAMGSVLLRLRGHYFAVATLGFMIVLQQLASNLDVTGGGSGMNLPPVRSFTTFYYWMLAGLIVAVAVGFVLPRSRVGYAIAAIRENQDAAQVLGVAPLPFKIFAYAASAFFFGIGGGIYAYWFTFIDPPTVFNIDFTIQAVVMTIFGGPGTALGPLAGAVILKSLDVVLTNISIFLHNVFFGALVCLLVIFAPRGLAEIFQARGGLIEAIRTELRENRI
- a CDS encoding ABC transporter ATP-binding protein produces the protein MALLEGRGLTKLFGRLVAVDHVDLAIEPGEIVGLIGPNGAGKTTLVNLITGMESATGGTLTFDGRRLAGLGPPAIARLGLARTFQIAQPFRNMTVRQNVAVPALFRAGHASGVAAALREADDVLATVGLGPKRDFPARALTTPDLRRLELAKALALRPRLMLLDEVMAGLTPTEVDAAMAMLRQVNTLGITIMVIEHVLRAVMGLSHRVVVLHHGRKIAEGTPAQVTADPEVIRAYLGTTAGASP